ATTAGGAAAATCCTATTGATTGCAGCTTTCTCCGGACCTCCGGGAAAAGCATGAAAAAAAAAGGCTCGAATGGTACGATCCCTCCGTCACCCCAGAATGAAAGGGGCGATCTCGTAGTTCTTGGTCTGTGAAGATACGTTGTTAGGTGCTCCATTTTATTTTCCCATTGAGGCCGAACCTAAACCTGTGCTCGAGAGATAGCTGTCCATACACTGATAAGGGATGTATGGATTATCGAGAAGAGAGGAGCCGTGGTGGTCCCCCCCGGACCGCCCAGATCCCACGAGTGAATAGAAAGTTGGATCTACATTGGATCTCACCTGAATCGCCCCATCTATCCTCCTGAGGAGAAGTTTGGTTTCAAACCCCGGTTCGAACAGGAGAAGTACGCCATGCTAATGTGCCTTGGATGATCCACATCTCAGGGTCAGGCGCTGATGAGCACATTGAACTATCCATGTGGCTGAGAGCCCTCACAGCCCAGGCACAACGACGCAATTATCAGGGGCGCGCTCTACCACTGAGCTAATAGCCCGTCGTGCGGGCCTCCCGCTGGGGGCCCGCTATGCCAAAAGCGAGAGAAACCCCATCCCTCTCTTTCCTTTTTACGCCCCCATGTCGCCACATGGGAGGGACCCGGGGGCGTAAAAGGGGATCCTATCAACTTGTTCCGACCTAGGATAATAAGCTCATGGGCTTGGTCTTACTTCACCGTCGAGAAACGAAAGAAGGCTTCCATCTCCAAGTTTAATTCAGACGTAGCTCGCTTCTTTTTGGGTGTGAAGCAGTGTCAAACCAAAATACCCAACAAGCATTAGCTCTCCCTGAAAAGGAGGTGATCCAGCCGCACCTTCCAGTACGGCTACCTTGTTACGACTTCACTCCAGTCACTAGCCCTGCCTTCGGCATCCCCCTCCTTGCGGTTAAGGTAACGACTTCGGGCATGGCCAGCTCCCATAGTGTGACGGGCGGTGTGTACAAGGCCCGGGAACGAATTCACCGCCGTATGGCTGACCGGCGATTACTAGCGATTCCGGCTTCATGCAGGCGAGTTGCAGCCTGCAATCCGAACTGAGGACGGGTTTTTGGAGTTAGCTCACCCTCGCGGGATCGCGACCCTTTGTCCCGTCCATTGTAGCACGTGTGTCGCCCAGGGCATAAGGGGCATGATGACTTGACGTCATCCTCACCTTCCTCCGGCTTATCACCGGCAGTCTGCTCAGGGTTCCAAACTCAACGGTGGCAACTAAACACGAGGGTTGCGCTCGTTGCGGGACTTAACCCAACACCTTACGGCACGAGCTGACGACAGCCATGCACCACCTGTGTCCGCGTTCCCGAAGGCACCCCTCTCTTTCAAGAGGATTCGCGGCATGTCAAGCCCTGGTAAGGTTCTTCGCTTTGCATCGAATTAAACCACATGCTCCACCGCTTGTGCGGGCCCCCGTCAATTCCTTTGAGTTTCATTCTTGCGAACGTACTCCCCAGGCGGGATACTTAACGCGTTAGCTACAGCACTGCACGGGTCGATACGCACAGCGCCTAGTATCCATCGTTTACGGCTAGGACTACTGGGGTATCTAATCCCATTCGCTCCCCTAGCTTTCGTCTCTCAGTGTCAGTGTCGGCCCAGCAGAGTGCTTTCGCCGTTGGTGTTCTTTCCGATCTCTACGCATTTCACCGCTCCACCGGAAATTCCCTCTGCCCCTACCGTACTCCAGCTTGGTAGTTTCCACCGCCTGTCCAGGGTTGAGCCCTGGGATTTGACGGCGGACTTAAAAAGCCACCTACAGACGCTTTACGCCCAATCATTCCGGATAACGCTTGCATCCTCTGTATTACCGCGGCTGCTGGCACAGAGTTAGCCGATGCTTATTCCCCAGATACCGTCATTGCTTCTTCTCCGGGAAAAGAAGTTCACGACCCGTGGGCCTTCTACCTCCACGCGGCATTGCTCCGTCAGGCTTTCGCCCATTGCGGAAAATTCCCCACTGCTGCCTCCCGTAGGAGTCTGGGCCGTGTCTCAGTCCCAGTGTGGCTGATCATCCTCTCGGACCAGCTACTGATCATCGCCTTGGTAAGCTATTGCCTCACCAACTAGCTAATCAGACGCGAGCCCCTCCTCGGGCGGATTCCTCCTTTTGCTCCTCAGCCTACGGGGTATTAGCAGCCGTTTCCAGCTGTTGTTCCCCTCCCAAGGGCAGGTTCTTACGCGTTACTCACCCGTCCGCCACTGGAAACACCACTTCCCGTCCGACTTGCATGTGTTAAGCATGCCGCCAGCGTTCATCCTGAGCCAGGATCGAACTCTCCATGAGATTCATAGTTGCATTACTTATAGCTTCCTTGTTCGTAGACAAAGCCGGTTCGGAATTGTCTTTCATTCCAAGGCATAACTTGTATCCATGCGCTTCATATTCGCCTGGAGTTCGCTCCCAGAAATATAGCCATCCCTACCCCCTCACGTCAATCCCACGAGCCTCTTATCCATTCTTATTCGATCACGGCGGGGGGCAAGGCAAAATAGAAAAACTCACATTGGGTTTAGGGATAATCAGGCTCGAACTGATGACTTCCACCACGTCAAGGTGACACTCTACCGCTGAGTTATATCCCTTCCCTGCCCCCATCAAGAAATAGAACTGACTAATCCTAAGTCAAAGGATCGAGAAACTCAACAACGCCACTATTCTTGAACAACTTGGAGCCAGGCTTTCCTTTCGCACTATTACGGATACGAAAATAATGGAAAAAGTTGGATTCAATTGTCAACTGCTCCTATCGGAAATAGGATTGACTACGGATTCGAGCCATATACACATGGTTTCATAAAACCGTACGATTCTCCCGATCTAAATCAAGCAGGTTTTACATGAAGAAGGTTTGCCTCAGCATGTTCTATTCGATACGAGTAGGAGAAGCGGTATTCTTAAAAAAATAGAGAAATCAGAACCAAGTTAAGATGATACGGATCAGCCCCTTCTTCTTGCGCCAAAGATCTTACCATTTCCGAAGGAACTGGAGTTACATCTCTTTTCCAGTTCCATTCAAGAGTTCTTATGTGTTTCCACGACCCTTTAAGACCCCGAAATTTTGACAAATTTCTTTTCTTTTCTTAGGAACACATACAAGATTCGTCACTACAAACAGGATAATGGTAACCCCACGATTAATTACTTCATTTATGAATTTCATAGTAATAGAAATACATGTCCTACCGAAACAGAATTTGTAACTTGCTATCCTCTTGCCTAGCGGGCAAGGATTTACCTCCGTGGAAAAGATGATTCATTCGGATCCGCATGAAAGCCCAACTCCATTGCATTGCCAGAATCCATGTTGTATATTTGAAAGAGGTTGACCTCCTTGCTTCTCTCATGGTACAATCCTCTTCCCGCTGAGCCCCCTTTCTCCTCGGTCCACAGAGACAAAATGGAATGTAGGACTAGGACTGGCGCCAACAGTTAATCACGGAAGAAAGGACTCACTGAGCCGGGATCACTAACTAATACTAATCTAATCTAACTAATACTAATCTAATACTAATAGAATAGAATACTAATCTAATACTCTAATACTAATAGAATAGAAAAAATAGAATAGAAAATACTAATATAATAGAAAGAAAAGAACTGTCTTTTCTGTATACTTTCCCCGGTTCCGTTGCTACCGCGGGCTTTACGCAATCGATCGGATCATATAGATATCCCTTCAACACAACATAGGTCGTCGAAAGGATCTCGGAGACTCACCAAAGCACGAAAGCCAGGATCTTTCAGAAAATGGATTCCTATTCGAAGAGTGCATAACCGCATGGATAAGCTCACACTAACCCGTCAATTTTGGATCCAATTCGGGATTTTCCTTGGGGGGTATCAGTAAGGAATTGGAATGTAATAATATTGATTCATATAGGAGGAAAAGGTTCTCTATTGATTCAAATGCTGTACCTATGGGATAGGGATAGAGAAAGAGGAAAAACCGAAGATTTCACATAGTGCTTTTGATCGAAAAATCAATCTGATTTATTTCGTACCCCTCGCTCAATGAGAAAATGGGTCAGATTCTATAGGATCAAACCTATGGGACTTAGGGAATGATGGAAGGGAATAAAATAAAAAAAAAAAAGAAATCAAAAAAAGAGGGGAAAAAAATAATAAAAATAATAAATAAGTAAATAAAAATGAAGTAGAAGAACCCAGATTCCAAATGAACAAATTCAAACTTGAAAAGGATCTTTCTGATTCTCGAAGAATGAGGGGCAAAGGGATTGATCGAGAAAGATCTCTTGTTCTTATTATAAGATCGTGTGATTGGATCCGCAGATGTTTGGTAAAAAAAATCTTCTCTTTTGAGAATAATCAAAAATGGAAAGTGTTCAATTGGAACATGAAAACGTGACTGAATTTGTCCTAGTTACTCTTCGGGACAGAGTGGAAGAAGGGAGGAGATTCTCGAACGAGGAAAAGGACCCAATGACTTCGAAAGAATTGAACGAGGAGCCGTATGAGGTGAAAATCTCATGTACGGTTCTGTAGAGTGGCAGTAAGGGTGACTTATCTGTCAACTTTTCCACTATCACCCCCAAAAAACCAAACTCTGCCTTACGTAAAGTTGCCAGAGTACGATTAACCTCTGGGTTTGAAATCACTGCTTATATACCTGGTATTGGCCATAATTCACAAGAACATTCTGTAGTCTTAGTAAGAGGGGGAAGGGTTAAGGATTTACCCGGTGTGAGATATCACATTGTTCGAGGAACCCTAGATGCTGTCGGAGTAAAGGATCGTCAACAAGGGCGTTCTAGTGCGTTGTAGATTCTTATCCAAGACTTGTATCATTTGATGATGCCATGTGAATCGCTAGAAACATGTGAAGTGTATGGCTAACCCAATAACGAAAGTTTCGTAAGGGGACTGGAGCAGGCTACCATGAGACAAAAGATCTTCTTTCTAAAGAGATTCGATTCGGAACTATTATATGTCCAAGGTCCAATATTGAAATAATTTCAGAGGTTTTCCCTGACTTTGTCCGTGTCAACAAACAATTCGAAATGCCTCGACTCTTTTAGAACAGGTCCGGGTCAAATAGCAATGATTCGAAGCACTTCTTTTTACACTATTTCGGAAACCCAAGGACTCAATCGTATGGATATGTAAAATACAGGATTTCCAATCCTAGCAGGAAAGGGAGGGAAACGGATACTCAATTTAAAGTGAGTAAACAGAATTCCATACTCGATCTCATAGATACATATGGAATTCCGTGGAAAACCGTATTCGATGAAAGTCGTATGTACGGCTTGGAGGGAGATCTTTCATATCTTTCGAGATCCACCCTACAATATGGGGTCAAAAAGCCAAAATAAATGATTTTAGCCCTTATAAAAAGAAAATGGATTCTTGAACCCCTTTCACGCTCATGTCACGTCGAGGTACTGCAGAAGAAAAAACTGCAAAATCCGAT
The DNA window shown above is from Gossypium arboreum chloroplast, complete genome and carries:
- the rps12 gene encoding ribosomal protein S12; the protein is MPTIKQLIRNARQPIRNVTKSPALGGCPQRRGTCTRVYTITPKKPNSALRKVARVRLTSGFEITAYIPGIGHNSQEHSVVLVRGGRVKDLPGVRYHIVRGTLDAVGVKDRQQGRSKYGVKKPK